The DNA segment ACCATTCCGGGCGATGCCATCCGCGCCTTCCTGATGGGGCCGCGGGTGGTCGGCGCGGAGGAACTGGAAGCGGCGCCTTATATCGTCGAGTTCGCCGAGGAGCACCTGGTGGGCGGCGCAGGCGTGACGGCCTATGCCAAGGGCCTGGCGGAGGACGCGGTGCCAGTGCACAGCGTGGTGCGCAAGGGCGAGGCGTACCGCGATCCCGAAAGCAAGGACATCCTCGGCTACGAAGCCCTTTACATCGGCACGGCCAGCGTCACCACGCCCGGCAAGCCGGCGCGCATCCACATGGACACCACTGTGCGCGAGGTGTTGATCGGCGACCGCCTGCTGCCACAGGACCAGGATGCGTTAGTGGACGCGGCCTACTACCCGCATGCCCCCGAAGGCCGCATCGAGGGCTATATCATTGCCGTCACCGGCGGCGTGTTGCAGATCGGCCAGTACCAGATCGTGACCCTCAGCAAAGGCGCGCGCGACGGCGTCGAGGTCGGCCACGTGTTCTCCATCTACCAGGCGGGACGCCGGGTGCGCGATCCCTACGGCAGCGCCAATGCCACCGTGCTCCTGCCGGAGGAAAAGGCCGGCCTGCTCATGGTGTTCAAGACCTACGAGCGCGTCAGCTACGGCCTGGTGATGAAAGCCACCCGCTCGATCCACCTGCTGGACAAGTTCCGCACCCCGGAAAGCTAAACCCCGACCCGGCGGACCATGGACGGAACCCGCGACCGGCTGCGCAGCTGGCTGACGCTGCTGCTGGCCCCCGATATCGGCCCCTTGCGCGGCGCGCAGCTGTTGGCGCGCTTCGGCTCACCTGCCGCACTGCTGCAGGCCGGCCGTGTGGCCTGGCGTGAGGCCGGTCTGGGCGAGGCTGCGCAGCAGGCGCTCGCGATGCCGGACGAGGCGCGACTGAGCACTGCACTCGACTGGCTGCAAGGCGCGTCTGACCGACACCTGCTGACACTGGACGATCCGCGCTACCCGGCGCGGCTACGGCAGATCGAAGACGCGCCGCTGGCGCTGTTCGTGCTCGGCGACCCGGCGCTGCTGGCGCTGCCACAGCTGGCCATCGTCGGCAGCCGCAATCCGACGCCGGGCGGCCTGGAGAACGCCCGCGCCTTCGCCGCGAGTCTGGCGCAAGCGGGCCTGGTCATCACCAGCGGGCTGGCGCTGGGCATCGACGCCGCCGCACACCAGGGCGCACTCGAGGACGGCGGCCTGACGCTGGCGGTCTGCGGCACCGGGCTGGATCGCGTCTATCCCGCGCGCCACCGCGAGCTGGCGCATGCGATCGCGCGTCAGGGGGCACTGGTGTCGGAGTTCCCGCCCGGTACGCCGGCGCTGGCCGGCAACTTCCCGCGCCGCAACCGGCTGATCAGCGGGCTGTCGCTCGGTGTGCTGGTGGTCGAGGCGGCGCTGCAGAGCGGCTCGCTGATCACCGCGCGTCTGGCCGGCGCGCAGGGGCGTGAAGTGTTCGCCATCCCCGGCTCGATCCACAGCC comes from the Nevskiales bacterium genome and includes:
- the dprA gene encoding DNA-processing protein DprA, encoding MDGTRDRLRSWLTLLLAPDIGPLRGAQLLARFGSPAALLQAGRVAWREAGLGEAAQQALAMPDEARLSTALDWLQGASDRHLLTLDDPRYPARLRQIEDAPLALFVLGDPALLALPQLAIVGSRNPTPGGLENARAFAASLAQAGLVITSGLALGIDAAAHQGALEDGGLTLAVCGTGLDRVYPARHRELAHAIARQGALVSEFPPGTPALAGNFPRRNRLISGLSLGVLVVEAALQSGSLITARLAGAQGREVFAIPGSIHSPLARGCHRLLREGAKLVESAQDVLEEIGPLLGPVPLPGAAPSADGVARDGDAPDAEYRSLLAALGHEPARVDQLAERAGLSVEAVASMLLILELRGEVTLLPGGAYQRTTAANGSQT
- a CDS encoding LysM domain-containing protein, with product MAVLLLALSPLGIAADADAPAETPAADTPTTAAEDAPPTTDTAAARAAQTAGPALNEHVPLRYVVKKGDTLWDIADYFLKEPWKWPELWYANPDIKNPHLIYPGDVLYLVYVDGKPRLTREPPDSGVSGVEKLSPRVREEALQEPIPTIPGDAIRAFLMGPRVVGAEELEAAPYIVEFAEEHLVGGAGVTAYAKGLAEDAVPVHSVVRKGEAYRDPESKDILGYEALYIGTASVTTPGKPARIHMDTTVREVLIGDRLLPQDQDALVDAAYYPHAPEGRIEGYIIAVTGGVLQIGQYQIVTLSKGARDGVEVGHVFSIYQAGRRVRDPYGSANATVLLPEEKAGLLMVFKTYERVSYGLVMKATRSIHLLDKFRTPES